GATACCGCCACTCGCCTTGACCTCGAGCCGGCCGCCGACCGTCTCGGCCATGATCCGCACGGCCTCCACCGAGGCTCCGCCCGCCGGGTGAAATCCGGTGGAGGTCTTCACGAAATCGGCGCCGGCAGCCTCACTCACCCGGCTTGCCTGGCGGACGGCCTCGGCACCGCCATGTTCCAGCAGCGCCGCGGATTCGATGATGACCTTGAGAGTCGCCGACGGGATCGCACGCCGGACTGCCTCAATATCGGCCTGTACCGCGGCGAAATCGCCTGCCACCGCGGCACCGACGTCGATCACCATGTCGATCTCCGTTGCACCCGCGGCCACGGCAAGGGCCGCCTCATGTGCCTTGACAGACGAAAGATGTTTTCCCGACGGAAATCCCGCGACCGCCGCAACAATCAGTCCGGGAGCCTCCACCGGCAGCATCGAAGGCGAAACGCATACGGCGAGCACTCCGAGATCGGTGGCCTCGCCGATGAGGGCTTGCACGTCCTCGGGTGTCGCTTCGGGTTTGAGCAGGGTGTGGTCGATGCGTGCGGCGACCTCCCCGCGCGTGGGCCAAACCGCCGGTGTGCCTACCGAATCCGTCATGGGCGTAGCGTCCCATACGTGACCTCCCAGCATGAGCGTGCGGTCGTGTTCGCTGCCCTTCACCAGTCCGGGACATTCGTGGTCCCCAACCCGTGGGATGCCGGGTCGGCCCGGATCCTCACCGGTTACGGCTTCCCCGCGCTGGCCACCACCAGTGCCGGGTTGGCCTTCTCCCTCGGACGGCAGGACGGCGCCAACCTGGTCAGCCAGGCCGAGACGCTGGCCAACGCGTCCCACATCGCGGCGGCCACGCATCTGCCGGTTTCGGCAGACCTGGAGAACGGCGGCCCCACCATCGGGGACATCGCTATGACGATCCGCGAAGCGGCGGCCTCGGGGTTGGTCGGCGGGTCTATCGAGGATGCCACCGGGATTCCGGACGCCCCGATTTTCCCGCTGTCCGAGGCGGTGGACCGCATCACCGCGGCAGCGCACACGGTGCGCGATCTGCCCTTTCCGTTCACGCTCACGGCCCGTGCCGAGAACTTTCTGTATGGCCGGGCGGACCTAGCTGACACCATCACACGACTGCAGGCGTACGCCGATGCCGGTGCCGACGTGGTGTACGCACCGGGCCTGCCGGACGCAGACGCGGTCCGCGCGGTGTGCGCGGAGGTGGATCGCCCGGTCAATCTGCTGGCCGCCGGATTCGTGCTCAACCATTCGGTTGACGAGATCGCCCAGTGGGGCGTGCGCCGGATCAGTCTCGGGTCCGCGATGGCACGTGCGGCACTCGGGGCGTTTGTCGACGGAGCGCGGGAAATCGCCCAGCATGGCACCTTCGGATTCGCGAGCCGAGCCATCCCCTATGCGCAAGCCAACGCCCTGTTTCCGTAAACCTTGCGGGTGCACGTGCTCGGCCAGATAAGCGACTAGCCCGCGGGAATCAGTCCTACGACACCGCTGCACATCTGCCGGAAGTTGACGATCCCGAAGATGCTGCCGCCGGGGACCAATTGGCATCCCGCGCGCCCACCGGTCATCGGGCCGCTGCCGCCACCGCCACATTCCGGCCACGCGCCGAGACCTTGCGACTGCAAAACACTCTCAGCCACGGCAATCTGCTGTTCACGGGAAGCATCGGCGGGATTACCCACACCGCCATGAGATGCCCACGTGGACGGCTTGAATTGCAGGCCACCATAGAAACCATTGCCGGTATTTGCCGACCAGTTTCCACCGGATTCACATTCGGCAATCGCGTCCCAATTCACAGAGTCGGCCGACGCGACACTCGCGGTCATAGATAGCGACATCGCAAACAGCACATTCATGATCAGACACACCGCACGCCTATCGCGTACCCATCGTGCCCGGTCCATGACGACCTTCATGTCACTGCACCCCGATCCTCTGTGCCCGGAGAGATCACGTGATGCGTGATGTACCACCTGCCACTCCGGTCGTGATCAGATTGTGATCACTGGTGTAATCGTTACTCACGAGGTGTGCGTTACGCAAGCGGAGAATGGTAAGAAAAGTTGCCATTGGGCTGTCTGAGGCTTTAGTGAATTCTTACTTCCACCAATAACACCGAGATAAACCACCGGTCTCGGGTGAATTACACATATGTAATTCGCGGGCGCCATTGATTCACGTCACACTGCAATTTGCTTACCTTTACGCGGCGCGCCATGAAGCCCCCGCCGCAGCGGCGAATCGCGGTGCCGGGAGCCGCCGCAGAGGGACCTAGACCTCAGGTCCGCCGGGGTTGCACTGAGACACCGTCATCAATGCCTCGTCCACCTGCGGCCGCCAGGGCTCCAGGTTCCAGCTCGGCTTGTTCGGAATGAACACCCGCCCGTACCAATGGCAGTCGAATTGCATTCGCATACCGGGCGATTGCGCGTCGGGGGCCAGTGCGAGGACCTCGGCCCAGGCGATATCGGCACCATCGGGCGCCTCG
This genomic window from Mycobacteroides chelonae contains:
- a CDS encoding isocitrate lyase/PEP mutase family protein, with amino-acid sequence MTSQHERAVVFAALHQSGTFVVPNPWDAGSARILTGYGFPALATTSAGLAFSLGRQDGANLVSQAETLANASHIAAATHLPVSADLENGGPTIGDIAMTIREAAASGLVGGSIEDATGIPDAPIFPLSEAVDRITAAAHTVRDLPFPFTLTARAENFLYGRADLADTITRLQAYADAGADVVYAPGLPDADAVRAVCAEVDRPVNLLAAGFVLNHSVDEIAQWGVRRISLGSAMARAALGAFVDGAREIAQHGTFGFASRAIPYAQANALFP
- a CDS encoding transglycosylase family protein; its protein translation is MKVVMDRARWVRDRRAVCLIMNVLFAMSLSMTASVASADSVNWDAIAECESGGNWSANTGNGFYGGLQFKPSTWASHGGVGNPADASREQQIAVAESVLQSQGLGAWPECGGGGSGPMTGGRAGCQLVPGGSIFGIVNFRQMCSGVVGLIPAG
- a CDS encoding DUF2599 domain-containing protein; translation: MRAVAALVATAVLLAANVVPVAAAGPVLIDHVSWGATSLGRTLRVYPTPLGRTYEAPDGADIAWAEVLALAPDAQSPGMRMQFDCHWYGRVFIPNKPSWNLEPWRPQVDEALMTVSQCNPGGPEV
- the deoC gene encoding deoxyribose-phosphate aldolase, whose product is MTDSVGTPAVWPTRGEVAARIDHTLLKPEATPEDVQALIGEATDLGVLAVCVSPSMLPVEAPGLIVAAVAGFPSGKHLSSVKAHEAALAVAAGATEIDMVIDVGAAVAGDFAAVQADIEAVRRAIPSATLKVIIESAALLEHGGAEAVRQASRVSEAAGADFVKTSTGFHPAGGASVEAVRIMAETVGGRLEVKASGGIRTAQDAAAMLQAGATRLGLSSSRAVLDGFLH